From Virgibacillus ihumii, the proteins below share one genomic window:
- a CDS encoding Na/Pi cotransporter family protein, translating into MEIDLQQLIFQFVGGLGIFLLGIKFMGDGLQKSAGDRLRNILDKFTSNPFLGVLTGAVVTILIQSSSSTTVLTVGLVNAGFLTLRQAIGIIMGANIGTTVTAFIIGIDLETYALPIVAVGCFLIFFFKNQKVTNVGQAIFGFGALFLGLKFMGEAMAPLENLESFHELTLNMSENPILGVVIGTLFTVVVQSSSATIGILQGLFSEGLIELKAALPVLFGDNIGTTITAVLASIGTSVAAKRAALVHVTFNLIGTTIFLTLLGLFTNFVMFLQSSLDLNPEMTIAFAHGSFNLTNTIIQFPFIAGLAWLVTKLIPGDDTIVEYKPQHLDPIFIQQSSALALDQAKAEVIRMGEYAYNGLEETNKYLTTKSQKHSDMAMQIEGALNNLDKEITKYLVSISSESMSELESARHTALMDSVRDIERIGDHFENIIELIDYKISNKVKLTEQAQDDLNNMFDLTIMTVKQSIKALESDDREEALAVIQKEEEIDKMERTYRKKHIIRMNEGLCNGSAGIVFVDMISNLERIGDHAVNIAEDVLGE; encoded by the coding sequence TTGGAAATCGATCTGCAGCAGTTAATATTTCAGTTTGTCGGTGGTTTGGGTATTTTCCTATTAGGTATAAAATTTATGGGGGACGGTTTACAGAAGTCAGCTGGTGATCGGTTGCGCAACATTCTCGATAAATTTACCAGTAATCCGTTTCTTGGTGTTTTAACCGGTGCGGTTGTTACAATCTTGATACAGAGCAGTTCGAGTACAACTGTATTAACGGTAGGCTTGGTAAACGCTGGCTTCCTGACACTTAGACAGGCAATTGGTATCATTATGGGTGCGAACATCGGTACAACCGTAACTGCATTTATAATTGGTATTGATTTAGAAACGTATGCATTACCGATTGTAGCTGTTGGGTGTTTCCTGATTTTCTTCTTTAAAAATCAGAAAGTCACAAACGTAGGACAAGCTATTTTCGGGTTTGGGGCACTTTTCTTAGGGTTGAAATTCATGGGTGAAGCAATGGCACCACTGGAAAATCTTGAATCTTTCCATGAATTAACGTTAAACATGAGTGAGAACCCGATTTTGGGAGTTGTGATTGGAACGTTATTTACAGTTGTCGTACAAAGTTCCAGTGCAACCATTGGAATCCTGCAGGGGTTATTTTCAGAGGGGCTTATTGAGTTAAAAGCAGCATTACCGGTATTATTTGGTGATAATATTGGTACAACCATTACTGCTGTACTGGCATCGATTGGTACAAGTGTAGCAGCAAAACGTGCAGCATTGGTTCACGTTACATTTAACCTGATTGGTACAACGATTTTCCTGACGTTATTAGGTTTGTTTACAAATTTCGTAATGTTCCTGCAATCGAGTCTGGATCTAAATCCGGAAATGACGATAGCTTTTGCTCATGGTAGTTTTAATCTAACTAATACAATCATTCAATTTCCATTTATTGCAGGTTTAGCATGGCTGGTTACAAAACTGATTCCTGGAGACGATACAATAGTTGAGTATAAGCCTCAACATCTGGATCCAATCTTTATTCAACAGTCATCAGCGCTGGCGTTGGATCAGGCAAAAGCCGAAGTTATCCGTATGGGTGAATATGCATACAACGGTCTCGAGGAAACAAATAAGTATCTTACAACGAAATCTCAGAAACATTCCGACATGGCTATGCAGATCGAAGGGGCATTAAACAACCTTGATAAGGAAATCACAAAATATCTGGTCAGTATTTCGTCGGAATCCATGTCTGAATTGGAAAGTGCACGACACACGGCATTGATGGACTCTGTACGGGATATTGAACGAATTGGTGACCATTTTGAAAACATTATTGAGTTGATCGATTATAAAATATCAAATAAAGTAAAACTGACTGAACAGGCGCAGGATGATTTAAATAATATGTTTGATTTGACTATTATGACAGTCAAACAATCCATCAAAGCACTTGAATCAGATGATCGGGAAGAAGCGCTTGCAGTTATTCAAAAAGAAGAAGAGATAGATAAAATGGAGCGCACGTACCGCAAGAAGCATATCATTCGCATGAATGAAGGGTTATGTAACGGGTCTGCAGGGATTGTCTTTGTAGATATGATCAGTAATCTTGAGCGAATTGGTGACCACGCAGTTAATATAGCTGAGGATGTACTGGGAGAATAA
- a CDS encoding NfeD family protein, which yields MDVFSLDWIGFVITGFGTLFLIGEMLVNMRGFFGLMGIAFITVYFAAYLETGSFIIMLIVYFIGLLLIIIDGKLVNDGTLATLGLACMLIAVAVTAPNLNAGLYAVIGVLVGGGSSFFFLKVFKRRDMWTKITLMDKLTSEKGYNSLNNEYADLLNQEGETMNNLRPVGTIQVNNKYYSAVSNGQWIPEKTKIKVVQVDGTRILVEKINTKEAEKNTQ from the coding sequence ATGGATGTATTCTCATTGGACTGGATTGGCTTTGTGATTACCGGTTTCGGCACACTTTTTTTAATCGGTGAGATGTTGGTTAATATGCGGGGGTTCTTTGGACTTATGGGGATAGCCTTCATCACCGTCTATTTTGCTGCATATCTCGAAACAGGCTCCTTTATCATTATGCTTATTGTTTATTTTATCGGATTATTACTTATTATTATTGATGGGAAGCTGGTTAATGACGGTACCCTGGCAACTTTAGGTCTGGCATGCATGCTGATTGCCGTAGCTGTTACGGCTCCGAACCTTAATGCCGGTCTTTATGCGGTCATCGGTGTTCTGGTTGGCGGAGGCTCTTCATTTTTCTTTTTGAAAGTGTTCAAACGACGGGATATGTGGACAAAAATAACCTTAATGGATAAGCTCACTTCAGAAAAAGGTTATAACAGTTTGAATAATGAGTATGCCGATTTACTGAATCAGGAAGGAGAGACGATGAATAACCTGCGTCCGGTTGGAACCATTCAGGTCAACAACAAATATTACAGCGCTGTCTCCAATGGGCAGTGGATACCCGAGAAAACTAAAATTAAAGTGGTTCAAGTGGATGGGACGCGCATTTTGGTTGAAAAAATTAATACGAAGGAAGCAGAGAAAAATACTCAATGA